The following coding sequences lie in one Halobacteria archaeon AArc-dxtr1 genomic window:
- a CDS encoding malectin domain-containing carbohydrate-binding protein, translating to MDPNNGDGDGGLDSRRRRRFLQGVGVTGIVGVAGCLGDDDENGDENGDDDGDDQPENGDDDPENGNGEDPEPAFFEIVDLEPGDETVNVGADVTITATIENTGEEEVSQSVEIVFDGESEVDQELTLGEGEDDSVSLDVDTDDLEGDYEYEVTTDDDEDSATLTVEIPAEPIATPWALNNGNEDGDYPVVDIDGLMFDDEIPDDVTVLGSPSTAVRDEDDVPAVENTGYDDLYRTEQWGDDIGFEIPVDAGVYNVTLHWAETWHGEDGGSGEGGEGSRVFDVTINGEEVLSEFDPYAEAGGALTAVTRTFTVQATDEWITIETESHEDSTMFNGIEIRPVEAEVPYVQEGVSNEPAFTLLPEGDEFAPEGDGVTREPDELSADVHLGYDEESLNLAVVVTDEVHDASAGGDMWQGDSIQWAIGYDGEYGPEDGLAHVDGEADLYRWQEGQEEQGIDEIEAETDRNDEENQTVYTAAIPWESILPYSPDLTDWESVFPETVGPSDSFRFSVQVNDADGEGREAVLGWTLPGINDDKTYEALGTLTLENPDAATSAPFGVNLGGHPGSPGSELPTVVDDLEFVPGSDPEAIDYVTVTSGEVPEWAEDWFEPPAGVADDSDEFEEIGDTDDDALYQTEFHGPDLGVDIGIENGVYDVVIHNAELFHEEEGERVFDIEVQGETVEEELDLIEEVGLGEAYTTTVEDVVVTDRTLSISSTSHEDFTKFTAIEVREADLETFVDPLEGTDLMAEESGNLGTDVSNSPGFERPDGSYDSSRMNRTDTDPGEMVYDVGSEIRFLSAEYHSLDGDDYDGDLDVYESTDGGDSWEEVDADWTPYGFEAGAWVGELVAAELSEGVDTVRFVISGETEMWNPQLGHVELKYVE from the coding sequence ATGGATCCGAACAATGGTGATGGTGACGGGGGACTTGATAGCCGACGACGCCGACGATTTCTGCAGGGGGTCGGTGTAACAGGTATCGTCGGCGTGGCAGGCTGTCTCGGCGACGATGACGAGAACGGCGACGAGAACGGCGACGACGATGGAGACGACCAGCCCGAAAACGGTGACGACGATCCCGAAAACGGAAACGGCGAGGACCCGGAACCTGCCTTCTTCGAAATCGTCGATCTAGAGCCGGGCGACGAAACCGTCAATGTCGGTGCGGACGTGACGATTACGGCGACGATCGAGAACACTGGCGAGGAAGAGGTCTCGCAGTCCGTCGAAATCGTCTTCGATGGAGAGAGTGAGGTCGACCAGGAGCTCACGCTCGGAGAGGGAGAGGATGACAGCGTGTCCCTGGATGTCGACACCGACGACCTCGAAGGCGACTACGAGTACGAGGTGACGACCGACGACGACGAGGACAGCGCCACGCTAACCGTCGAGATTCCGGCGGAGCCGATCGCGACACCTTGGGCGCTGAACAACGGTAACGAGGACGGCGACTACCCTGTCGTCGATATCGACGGACTCATGTTCGACGACGAGATCCCGGACGACGTTACTGTTCTCGGAAGTCCGAGCACCGCCGTTCGAGACGAAGATGACGTCCCAGCGGTCGAGAATACCGGCTACGACGACCTCTATCGCACCGAGCAGTGGGGCGATGATATCGGCTTCGAGATTCCCGTCGACGCGGGCGTCTACAACGTGACGCTACACTGGGCGGAGACCTGGCACGGAGAGGACGGTGGCTCGGGCGAAGGCGGCGAGGGATCGCGCGTCTTCGACGTGACGATCAACGGCGAGGAGGTTCTCTCAGAGTTCGATCCCTACGCCGAAGCCGGCGGCGCACTCACCGCGGTCACGCGGACGTTCACGGTACAGGCTACCGACGAGTGGATCACGATCGAGACCGAGAGCCACGAGGATAGCACGATGTTCAACGGGATCGAGATTCGGCCGGTCGAGGCCGAGGTCCCCTACGTCCAAGAGGGTGTTTCCAACGAGCCCGCGTTCACGCTGCTGCCGGAAGGCGACGAGTTCGCGCCTGAGGGAGACGGCGTGACCCGAGAACCCGACGAACTCTCGGCCGACGTTCACCTCGGCTACGACGAGGAGAGTCTCAACCTTGCAGTCGTAGTCACCGACGAGGTACACGACGCTTCCGCAGGCGGCGACATGTGGCAAGGAGACAGCATCCAGTGGGCGATCGGCTACGACGGCGAGTACGGCCCCGAAGACGGCCTAGCCCACGTCGACGGTGAGGCAGACCTCTACCGATGGCAGGAGGGCCAGGAAGAACAAGGAATCGACGAGATCGAGGCCGAAACCGACCGTAATGACGAGGAGAACCAGACGGTCTACACCGCCGCGATTCCCTGGGAGTCGATCCTCCCCTACTCGCCCGATCTCACCGACTGGGAGTCAGTCTTTCCGGAAACGGTCGGACCGAGCGACTCGTTCCGCTTTAGCGTCCAGGTCAACGACGCCGACGGCGAGGGTCGCGAGGCCGTCCTTGGCTGGACGCTGCCCGGTATCAACGACGACAAGACCTACGAGGCCCTCGGCACGCTCACGCTCGAGAACCCCGACGCGGCGACCTCGGCACCGTTCGGTGTGAACCTGGGTGGGCATCCAGGGTCGCCCGGTTCGGAGCTGCCAACCGTCGTCGACGACCTCGAGTTCGTTCCGGGGAGCGATCCGGAAGCGATCGACTACGTGACCGTCACCTCCGGCGAGGTGCCCGAGTGGGCCGAAGACTGGTTCGAGCCGCCGGCAGGCGTCGCCGACGACTCCGACGAGTTTGAGGAGATCGGCGATACCGACGACGACGCGCTCTATCAGACGGAGTTCCACGGCCCCGATCTCGGCGTCGACATCGGCATCGAGAACGGCGTCTACGACGTGGTCATCCACAACGCCGAACTCTTCCACGAGGAGGAAGGCGAGCGTGTCTTCGACATCGAGGTCCAAGGCGAGACCGTCGAGGAGGAACTCGATCTAATCGAGGAGGTCGGACTCGGCGAGGCGTACACAACGACGGTCGAGGACGTCGTCGTGACCGACCGGACGCTCTCGATCTCGTCGACGAGCCACGAGGACTTCACGAAGTTCACCGCGATCGAGGTCCGCGAAGCCGATCTCGAGACGTTCGTCGATCCGCTCGAGGGAACCGATCTGATGGCTGAAGAGTCCGGCAATCTCGGCACCGACGTCTCGAACTCGCCGGGCTTCGAGCGTCCTGACGGGAGCTACGACTCGTCGCGAATGAACCGAACAGACACCGATCCGGGCGAGATGGTCTACGACGTCGGAAGCGAGATCCGGTTCCTGAGCGCGGAGTACCACTCGCTCGACGGCGACGATTACGACGGCGATCTCGACGTCTACGAGTCGACTGACGGCGGCGACAGCTGGGAAGAGGTCGACGCCGACTGGACCCCCTACGGCTTCGAGGCCGGCGCCTGGGTCGGCGAACTGGTCGCCGCAGAGCTCTCCGAGGGCGTCGACACGGTCCGGTTCGTCATCTCTGGTGAGACAGAGATGTGGAACCCACAGCTCGGCCACGTCGAGCTGAAGTACGTCGAGTAA
- a CDS encoding PHP domain-containing protein, which translates to MHDYHAHTNYSDGQFLYGMVQAAEEAGLEGIGFADHCTISEREYPERERAALGFNLDLTYERRRRAIEGFRERTDLRIYDAVEVDYHPADEGTIEDFLDTAGFEYAIGSVHELDGRNVQAPSQFADESPARLDALIEEYVETLIALVDSELFAVAAHLDLFERTPPLRGRATKEQYHRIADAFERSRTIPEINAGRALHEMAVVHPDESLLAVLLDRDIEFTVGSDSHTPQEVRDRTPFLEEFATEHLERIVAPPGVAE; encoded by the coding sequence ATGCACGACTATCACGCCCACACGAACTACTCTGACGGGCAGTTTCTCTACGGAATGGTGCAGGCAGCGGAGGAGGCGGGACTCGAAGGAATCGGCTTCGCGGACCACTGTACCATCTCGGAGCGCGAGTATCCCGAGCGCGAGCGGGCGGCGCTCGGCTTCAACCTCGATCTCACCTACGAGCGCCGTCGACGGGCGATCGAAGGCTTTCGCGAGCGAACCGACCTCCGGATCTACGACGCCGTCGAAGTCGACTACCACCCGGCCGACGAGGGAACGATCGAGGACTTTCTGGACACTGCGGGCTTCGAGTACGCCATCGGGAGCGTCCACGAGCTAGACGGCCGGAACGTGCAGGCGCCCTCGCAGTTTGCAGACGAGTCACCAGCCCGTCTTGACGCGCTGATCGAAGAGTACGTCGAGACGCTGATCGCGCTCGTCGACTCGGAGCTATTCGCGGTCGCCGCCCACCTAGATCTCTTCGAGCGGACGCCGCCGTTGCGGGGGCGGGCGACCAAAGAACAGTATCACCGCATTGCAGACGCCTTCGAGCGCTCGCGGACGATCCCCGAGATCAACGCGGGCCGGGCGCTTCACGAGATGGCAGTCGTTCACCCAGACGAGAGTCTGCTCGCCGTGTTGCTCGACCGCGATATCGAGTTTACGGTCGGGTCGGACAGCCACACTCCACAGGAGGTACGCGACCGAACGCCGTTTCTCGAGGAGTTCGCCACAGAGCATCTCGAGCGGATCGTTGCGCCGCCGGGCGTTGCTGAGTGA
- the hisI gene encoding phosphoribosyl-AMP cyclohydrolase: MTEDVAIDFGEDGLVPAVAQDAETGEVLMLAYASAEAVSRTRETGLAHYYSRSREELWQKGKTSGHVQNVREVRVDCDADALLYLVDQEGGACHTGYRSCFYRTVGGETVGEKAFDPDAVYE; the protein is encoded by the coding sequence ATGACCGAGGACGTCGCGATCGACTTCGGCGAGGACGGCCTGGTCCCCGCCGTCGCACAGGACGCCGAGACGGGCGAGGTGTTGATGCTCGCTTACGCATCCGCCGAGGCCGTCTCCCGCACCCGCGAGACCGGGCTGGCACACTACTACTCGCGAAGTCGAGAGGAACTGTGGCAGAAGGGGAAGACGAGCGGCCACGTCCAGAACGTCCGGGAGGTACGCGTTGACTGTGACGCCGACGCGCTGTTGTACCTGGTCGACCAGGAGGGTGGTGCCTGCCACACCGGCTACCGCTCCTGTTTCTACCGGACGGTAGGCGGTGAGACCGTCGGCGAGAAGGCCTTCGATCCCGACGCAGTCTACGAGTAA
- the glmM gene encoding phosphoglucosamine mutase, with translation MKVFGSSGTRGVANEELTPEFVLRVAKAAGTAWGVDRVAITRDTRYTGKMLADAAASGLVSTGTDVDRLGIMPTPGAQFYAEREGVPTIVITASHNPPQYNGVKLIGSDGVELAVTDLEDIEETLLAETAVTVAWDQTGRSRAVEGVRQAYVEDLLGAVDRERIADAELTVALDPGHGAGSLTSPEFFRRLGCRVVTVNGQADGTFPGRDPEPVPENLTDLGRLVRATDADLGIAHDGDADRAIFFDETGEYIEGDATFAALAAAELEPGDTTVSAVNVSQRLVDVVNEVGAEIELTPIGSTNIITRIEELETNDRRVPIAGEGNGGIFFPEFRLSRDGAYTAARFLELVVERPASEIVAPYDGYANVRRNVGYESTAERDAMLDAAANHANAADAELNTRDGYRLDHGDAWVLARPSGTEPLVRIYAEARDPGRADALTEEMYEALAAAKADA, from the coding sequence ATGAAGGTGTTCGGGTCGAGTGGGACGCGCGGCGTCGCGAACGAAGAGTTGACGCCGGAGTTCGTCCTCCGGGTCGCGAAGGCCGCGGGCACCGCCTGGGGAGTCGACCGCGTCGCGATCACCCGGGACACACGGTATACGGGGAAGATGCTCGCCGACGCGGCGGCAAGCGGGCTGGTGAGTACGGGAACGGACGTCGATCGGCTGGGAATCATGCCGACACCGGGCGCACAGTTCTACGCCGAGCGCGAGGGGGTGCCGACGATCGTCATCACAGCCTCGCACAACCCACCGCAGTACAACGGGGTCAAGCTCATTGGCAGCGATGGCGTCGAACTGGCGGTCACGGACCTCGAAGACATCGAGGAGACGTTACTGGCCGAGACAGCGGTCACCGTCGCCTGGGACCAGACCGGTCGCTCACGGGCAGTCGAAGGCGTCCGGCAGGCCTACGTCGAGGATCTGCTCGGCGCCGTCGATCGCGAGCGCATCGCCGACGCCGAACTGACGGTCGCACTCGATCCGGGCCACGGAGCGGGCTCGCTGACCAGCCCCGAGTTCTTCCGGCGGCTTGGCTGTCGGGTGGTCACCGTCAACGGACAGGCCGACGGTACCTTCCCGGGTCGGGACCCGGAGCCGGTTCCGGAAAATCTGACCGATCTCGGGCGGCTGGTCAGGGCGACGGACGCAGATCTCGGCATCGCCCACGACGGCGACGCCGACCGAGCGATCTTCTTCGACGAGACCGGCGAGTATATCGAGGGCGACGCCACGTTCGCCGCACTGGCCGCCGCCGAACTCGAGCCCGGCGACACAACCGTCTCGGCGGTCAACGTCTCCCAGCGGCTCGTCGACGTCGTCAACGAGGTCGGCGCGGAGATCGAGTTGACCCCGATCGGCTCGACGAACATCATCACGCGGATCGAAGAGCTCGAGACGAACGATCGTCGGGTCCCGATCGCCGGTGAAGGCAACGGCGGCATCTTCTTCCCCGAGTTCCGGCTCTCGCGAGACGGCGCGTACACCGCGGCCCGGTTTCTCGAACTCGTCGTCGAGCGCCCGGCGAGCGAGATCGTCGCCCCCTACGACGGCTACGCCAACGTCCGCCGAAACGTCGGCTACGAGTCGACCGCCGAACGCGACGCGATGTTAGACGCGGCGGCGAATCACGCGAACGCGGCCGACGCCGAACTCAACACCAGAGACGGCTACCGGCTCGACCACGGCGACGCGTGGGTGCTCGCCCGCCCCTCGGGGACCGAGCCGCTCGTGCGGATCTACGCGGAGGCGCGCGATCCCGGCCGCGCAGACGCCCTCACCGAAGAGATGTACGAGGCTCTCGCGGCGGCGAAAGCCGACGCCTGA
- the prs gene encoding ribose-phosphate diphosphokinase, whose protein sequence is MIVSGSASQTLAAALSRTLEEPLAPVTYDRFPDGETVAAVPGFDAERAVIVASTVSNDAHVELLQLQDAVREAGASEVVTVLPYMGYARQDAAFEAGQPISARAVARAVSTGADRVLTVTPHEEAVCDFFDPPATAVNAAGRLAEPLPDDLEDPVFLSPDAGAIDLAETVRDAYGAGETDYFEKVRRSASDVEITPSDVDVTGRDVVVADDIIATGSTMSEAIAVLTDRDVGRVFVTCVHPLLARNAVTKLSRAGVVAIYGTDTIERPVSAVSVAPALEPHL, encoded by the coding sequence ATGATCGTCAGCGGATCCGCCTCTCAGACGCTTGCTGCCGCGCTCTCGCGAACCCTCGAGGAACCGCTCGCTCCTGTCACCTACGACCGGTTTCCGGACGGCGAGACCGTCGCCGCGGTCCCGGGGTTCGACGCCGAGCGTGCGGTGATCGTCGCCTCGACCGTCTCGAACGACGCCCACGTCGAACTGCTTCAGCTTCAGGACGCCGTCCGCGAGGCCGGCGCCTCGGAGGTCGTCACTGTCCTCCCGTACATGGGCTATGCCCGCCAGGACGCCGCCTTCGAGGCCGGCCAGCCGATCTCCGCGCGGGCGGTCGCCCGCGCCGTCTCGACCGGAGCGGACCGCGTCCTCACCGTCACTCCTCACGAGGAGGCTGTCTGTGACTTCTTCGACCCGCCTGCCACCGCGGTAAACGCGGCCGGTCGTCTGGCAGAACCCCTGCCCGATGACCTCGAAGACCCGGTTTTCCTCTCGCCCGACGCGGGGGCGATCGACCTCGCTGAGACCGTCCGCGACGCCTACGGTGCGGGCGAGACAGACTATTTCGAGAAGGTTCGTCGTTCGGCCTCCGATGTCGAGATCACCCCCAGCGACGTCGACGTGACGGGTCGAGACGTGGTCGTCGCCGACGACATCATCGCGACGGGATCGACGATGAGCGAGGCCATCGCCGTCCTCACCGACCGCGATGTCGGCCGGGTGTTCGTCACCTGCGTCCACCCCTTACTCGCGCGAAACGCCGTCACGAAGCTCTCTCGAGCCGGCGTGGTGGCGATTTACGGGACCGATACCATCGAGCGTCCAGTCAGCGCTGTCTCGGTCGCGCCCGCGCTCGAACCACACCTGTAA